The Centroberyx gerrardi isolate f3 chromosome 7, fCenGer3.hap1.cur.20231027, whole genome shotgun sequence genome contains a region encoding:
- the cdc42ep1b gene encoding cdc42 effector protein 1b — MSLGKLPGIKGLVSGSQGKRRFKSDLSVDMISPPLGDFRHTMHVGRGGDVFGDTSFLSNHGGKGEPGSPDSANSSKTTGFFTRTFRHVRKTSGPRPRGGSRDLSPPPPDVSPIIKNAISLPQLNLDSPNGCLQRVLFPSSVSSPDDSLYTYGLQSGFVTLPRLSRLDRQFQDGDIRRGSLPDNGGITLTRSDSFTSFTLDLGPSLMTEVLSLIDNPSCLQMSNHGRADSEDEDGEEEERSSVIEMPVESPGLSSPNPSMGSVSCRGNMNNSGRSCSSDWTEQEEERRSPRTPDASLGSPQRAEPVMEAERFQRAADVLSRHYGGGSFTRGRSPSDNTTSPAFSHSRRTPYAFSEEEEEIKV, encoded by the exons ATGAGTCTGGGAAAACTGCCAGGGATCAAGGGCCTAGTGTCCGGCTCTCAGGGGAAACGTCGCTTCAAGAGCGACCTCTCCGTGGACATGATCAGCCCGCCGCTGGGCGACTTCCGGCACACCATGCACGTGGGCCGCGGCGGGGACGTGTTCGGCGACACCTCCTTCCTCAGCAACCACGGGGGCAAAGGGGAGCCGGGAAGTCCGGACTCGGCAAACAGCTCCAAGACAACCGGCTTCTTCACACGCACCTTCCGGCACGTACGGAAGACCTCCGGGCCGCGGCCGAGGGGGGGCTCCCGGGACCTCTCGCCCCCGCCGCCGGACGTCTCGCCCATCATCAAGAACGCCATCTCCCTGCCCCAGCTGAACCTGGACTCTCCCAACGGCTGCCTGCAGAGGGTGCTGTTCCCCAGCTCCGTCAGCTCACCGGATGACTCCCTCTACACATACG GTCTGCAGTCTGGGTTCGTCACTCTGCCCCGCCTCTCCCGCCTGGACAGACAGTTTCAAGACGGAGACATCCGGAGGGGATCTTTACCGGACAACGGTGGCATCACGCTGACACGCTCAGACTCCTTCACCTCATTCACCTTAGACCTCGGCCCTTCCCTTATGACTGAGGTACTGAGCTTGATCGACAACCCCAGCTGCCTTCAGATGTCCAATCACGGCCGGGCTGacagtgaggatgaggatggggaggaagaggagaggagctctGTCATTGAGATGCCAGTGGAGAGTCCTGGGCTGAGCTCACCCAACCCTTCCATGGGCAGCGTGTCATGCAGAGGGAACATGAACAACAGTGGGCGCTCTTGTAGCTCGGACTGGACGGAGCAAGAGGAGGAACGGAGGTCTCCGAGGACGCCGGACGCGTCCCTTGGGTCTCCTCAGAGAGCGGAGCCGGTAATGGAGGCGGAAAGGTTCCAGAGGGCGGCTGACGTGCTGTCGCGTCATTACGGCGGCGGGTCCTTCACACGGGGGAGGAGTCCGAGCGACAACACCACCTCGCCCGCTTTCTCCCACAGCCGCAGAACACCGTATGCCTTctctgaagaggaggaagagatcaAAGTCTAG